The Glycine soja cultivar W05 chromosome 15, ASM419377v2, whole genome shotgun sequence region AGGATAGGGACCACCCCACTTGAAACCAAAGGGCATGCATTCTCTAACACAGTTGATAGGTTATGTAAGGCACATAAACACGAACTTTTGGTGTCAAAACTTGGGCCTGTCTCAAGAATGTTTCTAAGTAACGGTATAAAGTCTAATGAAGCAAGAGGGAATTGAGTGTTTGCAAGagatgacaatgacaaaagtATCTCTGCCAATTTACTTGTTGTTGATTCATCTACAAGGTCAATTGTCTTAGGCAGCTTGGACAATATTCCTGCCTCAACTATCAAAGCCTTGTTCCTGAAGAAAGAACGTAGTAGATACGTCAGGTAAGGAAGGAAAACATGTTTCAACTCGGTCAAAGTTAGGTCAGAAACaaatactactactactataGTTGAAGTTTTCTAAAAGTCAGCATAAACCAGAGAGGGGAACTCAATTCTCAACTAGCATCAACCCACCTTGttgaattcattttttcttcttttgatggGATTGGTGCAGTTTGTGTAATAAAGAATAAGGCCAAaccaactaaattaaaaaaacattatttatagCAGAGTGAAGTCAACGagaatctgaagttaatatatGTGTTGGAAAATGAAGGTcaacaaaagacataaaattttcttaaagatCATAAACGAATCTGATCAACTACCCTATATTTTGTAGTAATcagtaatttataaattttaggacAAAATTGTCGCTTCAGTATGAACTTTGTCCCCTCTAGTCTCTAGTTTATACTAACAACCCTGCAACTCAGTTGACACTGCACGTTTGGTGATTTTATACTAGTATTAATTATGTTTCTTCCAACTAATACTGGCATAGCACATCACAGCATGGTAGCACAGTGGGATTTTGGACAAATTTGATCCGAAAATAATGGCTAAAATGTCATGAATAcaagttaaattaatttgataacttTCATGCTTCTACAGCCTGTTGGGACAAATGTAACATTAAAATCTAAAAACGAACACCCACCCACGTGATTTCAttgccttttgtttttatttatctatttttctacCTTATGGAAATGTATAGAACGCTTTGGCTGTGGTTACTGTGGAGTCATGAACCTAACCCGCCAAGGCCAACCGCCACTTTTGTGTACATCAATCTTGTCCCCGCCCCCCAAAGTCAAAATGAGCGGATACTAAATGCTCACGATGGCTCCACTCACTCTCACCagtttctttataaaatatgattacATATTTGTCCATATCAAACAATATGACAAATAAGAAGACAATAAAAGTATGACTAAGATAAATAAGATTTTAGTTATAATTCATGTACCTTGATTTTCTAGTTAGTGGACCTTAACCAATGTTACAAATTCCCTAATTACTTTATTATATCTTCTCTCACAATatgttaaccaaaaaaaaaattgcactgtttcaaattttaatcattcattttatatctttttgtgCCATTGGATGGACATCTATTCTAGGTATGAATATATGTTAGCAACACCTAACAATTCAGACCCTTCAAACTAACCTCTAAGTAAAATCAATTCaacattttaaccaataaaatctAAAGAACTAAAGTTAATAacagaatttcaattttgaatCAAACACAAAGTTCAATATCAAGTCAATAACACCAGTTTTATACTAGTATCATTGAATTGCTTAATTACttgtagttttattttaaatcaaacaagaaaattaagactatcaaacactaaaaaaacAGAATGGTTATGTGGCAATCATTCATAAAGTGTTGCATAGCAAAAACTAAAAGACACGAAGGAAGAACATAGTTGAAAAACTTACGTGTAGGTTCCATCAGCTAGGTGGATCAACGCCGTCAACCCTACTCGCCGGCGGCTAGCCACCGGCGACGCCACCATAGATACCAACACCGGCACCACGCCAAGTTCTGTTATCAACTTACTAACCTTAACATCTTCCTTGGCTAACTTTTCAATCTCCTTTGCTGCCACTATCTTCTCTTCCCAGCTTCCAAAGTGAAGCATCTTCACAGTTCTCTGCAACATGATCACAGACTCTTCCTCCTCCTTATGCTTCTCCATAACGTGAACTGTTTCAAGATTTTCAACCTTGTTGTTGTGTTCAACTCTGCTCTTAGCTGTGTCAAACCGATCAGAGGGGTCACAACGCTTTCTGGTTGCTTTGGATTGGAGAAACCTTCTGATGCGGGCAAAGAACTGAAGCTTTATGTTAGACAACACccaaatagaagaagatgatgatgatgatgatgaagggGTTGACATGTTTGAGAGGAAGGAGAAAACAAAGCAAgatattgaaattttgaaaaagtgTGTGTATGAGGTTTGgttcttatataattttagtttctgtTTCTGACATTGGAGACAGAGAGAGACAAGAGGGAGGGAGAGAAAACGAATCAATGAAACTATTTGAAGAGCTCCGCGAACTTAAAGTACAGGGGGGGCAAACAGGGCACATGCATAAAACAGTGCTTAAATGTAAATGTAATGGTGGATATTATGATGCCAAATCTCAAATCATGAATTTATTAAGTAAtggaattttatatttatgcatcatttgttttaataaaaaagatttcCGTACCTGAAATTCACTAGGGACAAGGTGCTAATTTAATGATTTATGCAGATGTGACTATATCTGaactaaaatattatacaaGTAGCATTGCTTGTAGATTTAATTGTAGTTAAATCTATATAGTTAAAAGTCCATTCTCTATATAGCCACTTTTGTTAGATAAACAAACTATTTGGTACAATATCACAAACGCCTAATGTCGGGTCTTTCTTTGCTTCACAATCTCAACCTAATAAATCTATAACATAGTGGAAATGAAATTTTATGAGCTTAGGACTCATCATATGTCTTCGTCAAATTCAAATTTGGGGACCTTCTTGGGTGGATAATAGATAGGAAACTCTTTGTTCACTGGTCCCAAGTAGCTAGGGTGCGTAATAGTATGACTTGgcattttattcattaaaagaGACAACAACGAACTAAATTTAGACTTTGGTTTTGATGTGAACCCACGTCTATTGCATGTGAGAATCAGGGAGACCCAGCCTATATGTTCCCTTATGAAGCCATAAAATTTGGGGCAGTGCACACGCGTCAACATTAATTAATGGTCACTTAATATATCAATTCATAATCGTTCGCTGGTTACACAATCTGATCTGGATCGGTGGCTGTGATATTCTCACATGCATTAGAGATTGATCATGCCAAGTTTCCCTTGCATGAATGAAGGGTGGAGCAAGAGGAGCAGTCATTCATTAATTTTGTGGATTCCTTTTTCGATTATGATCCCTGAAAGAGCaattaagttaaataattaaaagcccTCGATTTACTTTGtattaaaaatgcatttaaaACCATGCAGTTTATAGACGTATCATAGAGATTTGAGCTAGGAGAATATGTGGCTATGCTGGTGGAATTCTTCGAGAAATATAATCTAGAAATTAACTGAAGAAGCCAGATAGATAGGTAGTACATGCATTAAAGAGCATCTTcattgacaaataaaaaaaaaaaagagaaaatattactTTAGTTTGATGTCGGTATTAAGGTATTTTGAGTGAATAATCCAATTGAATCATAGTTTATGATAAACAAGCTGTAAGTAATTGTATCTAAATGCTCCTTTCGTATGCAATTAAGTCATCACCAATTTAGACCTACGAAATAGTGTTATTAAGTTAACAGTTATAAACATTTGTATAGTTTCTTTGGGTGGGGAGAAAGAGATATATTTGAGACTTTAGTGGCTGTGGCATATCCATGTGGAGTCCACTACAAATAATTATCCATATATTCGTGAATTGCAGGCACTGAAGTTTCCCACGTGCGAAGGAAGCACCTCATTCATCACTAGCTAGCAGTTACATTTTCGTTTTGATTTTggctttgtgtgtgtgtgtgtgtgtgtgacagTGCAAATATGACGTGTTCCACTCCCAGAACTTGCGTATCACCATAAACATTTGTTTCTTACTGCCATGAATCGTAAATTAATGTCTGCTAGCACAATTTGGTGATTACGGTTCCAAATATTTGGAATCTAATATTACTATGTGCGTGTGCGCAAAATGTATGTGTATAGCAAGCAAAGTTAAATTGCGTCAACAACGCTATTagttcaattgttttttttagcgTTTTTAGTCAAATTCTTCTCAAGTCAACAAGTAAAATGAAACCATcacatgaaacaaaaagaaagaaaactaaacACACAAGTGATTTTTTGCCTAGTCAGTTTATTTTAAGAGGAGTACTaaacacatattttttaatacattcttctaaacacatattttat contains the following coding sequences:
- the LOC114387353 gene encoding U-box domain-containing protein 7-like, translated to MSTPSSSSSSSSSIWVLSNIKLQFFARIRRFLQSKATRKRCDPSDRFDTAKSRVEHNNKVENLETVHVMEKHKEEEESVIMLQRTVKMLHFGSWEEKIVAAKEIEKLAKEDVKVSKLITELGVVPVLVSMVASPVASRRRVGLTALIHLADGTYTNKALIVEAGILSKLPKTIDLVDESTTSKLAEILLSLSSLANTQFPLASLDFIPLLRNILETGPSFDTKSSCLCALHNLSTVLENACPLVSSGVVPILLDVSSIKEISEKALATLGNLSVTLMGKKAIENNSMVPETFIEILSWEDKPKCQELSVYILMILAHQSSLQRKKMAQAGIVPVLLEVVLLGSPLAQKRAMKLLQWFKDERQTKVGPHSGPQTPRFAMGSPVNQREAKEGKRLMKSLVKQSLHRNMEIIAQRANAAGESSRLKSLIISTSSKSLPY